A single region of the Myripristis murdjan chromosome 3, fMyrMur1.1, whole genome shotgun sequence genome encodes:
- the asb7 gene encoding ankyrin repeat and SOCS box protein 7: MNLPITKCDRMLNHHCRRNPELHEELQIQAAVAAGDVYTVRRMLEQGYSPKIRDANGWTLLHFSAAKGKERCVRVFLEHGADPTVKDFIGGFTALHYAAMHGRARIARLMLESEFRSDIINAKSNDGWTPLHVAAHYGRDSFVRLLLEFRAEVDPLSDKGTTPLQLAIIRERSSCVRILLDHSANIDIQNGFLLRYAVIKGNHSYCRMFLQRGADTNLGRLEDGQTPLHLSALRDDVLCAQMLYTYGADTNTRNYEGQTPVAVSVSMSGISRPCLDFLQEVTKQPRTLQDLCRIKIRHCIGLQSLKFLEDLPIAKVMKDYLKHKFDNV; the protein is encoded by the exons ATGAACCTTCCCATCACGAAATGTGACAGGATGCTGAACCATCACTGCAGAAGGAACCCCGAGCTTCACGAGGAGCTGCAGATCCAGGCTGCAGTGGCGGCAGGGGATGTGTACACCGTCAGGAGAATGCTGGAGCAAGGATACTCACCTAAGATCCGCGACGCCAACGGCTGGACGCTCCTCCACTTCTCTGCCGCCAAGGGAAAGGAGAGATGTGTCCGGGTCTTTCTGGAGCATGGAG CTGACCCCACAGTGAAGGACTTCATAGGTGGCTTCACAGCACTTCACTACGCCGCTATGCACGGCAGAGCCCGCATCGCCCGGCTCATGCTGGAGTCAGAGTTCCGCAGTGACATTATCAACGCCAAAAGTAACGATGGCTGGACGCCTCTCCACGTGGCCGCCCACTATGGCCGAGACTCGTTCGTACGCCTCCTCCTCGAATTCAGGGCCGAGGTGGACCCGCTGAGCGACAAAGGGACCACGCCACTCCAGCTGGCCATCATTCGTGAGCGCTCCAGCTGCGTACGGATCCTCTTGGACCACAGCGCCAACATAGACATTCAAAATGGCTTCCTCCTGCGGTACGCAGTCATCAAAGGCAATCACTCATACTGCCGCATGTTCCTACAGAGGGGAGCAGACACTAACCTGGGCCGTCTAGAGGATGGCCAGACCCCACTGCACCTGTCAGCACTCAGGGATGACGTGCTATGTGCCCAGATGCTCTACACCTACGGGGCAGATACAAACACCAGAAACTACGAGGGCCAGACGCCAGTGGCTGTATCTGTTAGCATGTCTGGGATCAGCCGGCCCTGTCTGGACTTCCTGCAGGAGGTCACCA AACAACCTAGGACTCTACAAGACTTGTGTCGGATAAAAATCCGTCACTGCATCGGCCTTCAAAGCTTGAAATTCCTGGAGGATCTACCCATTGCTAAGGTGATGAAAGACTACCTAAAACACAAGTTTGACAATGTGTGA